The following proteins are co-located in the Legionella busanensis genome:
- a CDS encoding DUF2945 domain-containing protein, with protein sequence MSKLKKGDKVIWNSPQGKTKGTVEKKLTKDTKLGSKTYKASESNPKLKVKSTKSGKEAIHKEDSVKKNK encoded by the coding sequence ATGAGTAAACTTAAAAAAGGGGATAAAGTAATTTGGAATTCTCCTCAAGGAAAAACTAAAGGCACTGTTGAAAAAAAACTTACTAAAGATACCAAATTGGGTAGTAAAACATATAAGGCATCTGAAAGTAATCCCAAGCTAAAAGTCAAAAGTACTAAGTCCGGTAAAGAAGCAATTCATAAAGAAGATAGTGTTAAAAAAAATAAATAG
- the pdeM gene encoding ligase-associated DNA damage response endonuclease PdeM, whose product MLINESEKKLVQVIFADYPLILSSLGVIYWPAQQLIIVADLHLEKGSYYAKRGNPLPLYDTWDTLKRLEHVIDYFKPKILLSLGDNLHDPNAFLRINNSAQKLLKHISTRLDKWIWLMGNHDKKVILSFATNIYFCTYWKLESITFTHDFLPNTPYQIVGHYHPKLKIKKITGKCFLVNQNKIVMPSFGSYTGGLDIKSDNFEKLMQDEIFNVYLIYKEKIWHIK is encoded by the coding sequence TTGTTAATTAACGAGAGTGAAAAAAAGTTAGTGCAAGTAATATTTGCTGATTACCCATTAATTTTAAGTAGCTTAGGGGTTATCTATTGGCCAGCACAACAATTAATTATTGTTGCTGATCTTCATTTAGAGAAAGGCTCATATTATGCTAAACGTGGAAATCCACTTCCTTTATACGATACGTGGGATACGCTTAAACGCCTTGAGCATGTAATTGATTATTTCAAGCCCAAAATACTTTTATCTTTAGGTGATAATCTTCATGATCCAAACGCTTTTTTACGTATAAATAATTCAGCACAAAAACTGCTTAAACATATTTCTACTCGGTTAGATAAATGGATTTGGTTGATGGGTAATCACGATAAAAAGGTCATACTTAGCTTTGCAACGAATATTTATTTTTGTACATACTGGAAATTAGAAAGTATTACTTTTACTCATGACTTTTTACCTAATACTCCATACCAAATAGTAGGCCATTATCATCCTAAGTTGAAAATTAAAAAAATTACTGGTAAATGTTTTTTAGTGAATCAAAATAAAATAGTTATGCCTTCTTTTGGTAGTTATACAGGGGGGCTTGATATTAAAAGTGATAATTTTGAAAAATTAATGCAAGATGAAATATTTAACGTTTACTTAATTTATAAAGAAAAAATTTGGCACATTAAATAA
- a CDS encoding ligase-associated DNA damage response DEXH box helicase has product MHLKDVNHLIPTFLTQWFTQKNWTMHAFQQKMFALFAKNQSTLLVAPTGGGKTLASFLPALVDIHLNQPQGLHTLYISPLKALTQDIHRNLLLPIKEMTLAIEVAIRTGDTSSYQRQKQLKKPPNILLTTPESLMLLLSYTTAHTFFSKLKLIIIDEIHSLAINKRGDFTSLALAQLHQYSPQAMRIGLSATVAEPQKLASWLVPVGSKVDILNIKSHHKPLVHLLSTSTIPYSGFKAKYAISSIYELLLKHKLTIVFVNTRAQAEYLFHQLWMHNKANLAIAIYHGSLSKEQRLKTESLIVEGKIKAIIATSALELGIDWGDIDAIIQVGAPQSISRLIQRIGRSNHQFNKASLAYIVPTNLFDALESMAAINAVAKGKLDDEEMHPGALDVVVQFIINSACSHPIQKTSLFKTICSAYPYRNLKKAIFLKLFQFAVNGGYTLQHYPQYHRLIKENYKYIPSSSKVVRRHRQNIGTIIEAARLRVKVINKRKDRYVGDIEESFIQELKAGDSFLFAGEVLEYVRIHDMYVETRKIKAPEPKLPSYRGGIMPLSTFLAHEVLKLINQPKAWAKFPSKISEWLKLQQKFSLIPNDKAVLVEQFRYKQRNYLVIYSFVGRRANHSLGMLLTQRLEALKLKPINFTVIDYGLAISTINMIESQTISELFTSKILYEELEVWLSKSLLLKRTFRQIAIISGLTERQIASTHKSMKQVTFSTDLIYDVLQRYEPEHILLKITRKEVDKLLLDIERLTNLLKRFHHKIHLNVLSRPSPFAIPILSNYVTEKISGEAEEEVLSYAEIEAIADKLINEVKEIVN; this is encoded by the coding sequence ATGCATTTAAAGGATGTTAACCATTTAATTCCCACCTTCTTGACTCAGTGGTTTACGCAAAAAAACTGGACTATGCACGCTTTTCAGCAAAAAATGTTTGCTCTCTTTGCTAAGAATCAATCTACCTTATTAGTTGCACCAACAGGCGGTGGTAAAACATTAGCAAGTTTTTTGCCGGCTCTGGTTGATATTCATTTAAATCAACCGCAAGGTTTACATACGCTTTATATTTCTCCCTTAAAAGCATTAACACAAGATATTCATCGCAACTTACTCCTACCTATAAAGGAGATGACGCTTGCCATTGAGGTTGCTATTCGTACAGGTGATACTTCTTCTTATCAACGACAAAAACAACTTAAAAAACCTCCCAACATTTTGTTAACTACGCCAGAGTCCTTAATGCTTTTATTAAGCTATACTACTGCACATACTTTTTTTTCGAAGTTAAAGTTAATTATTATCGATGAGATTCACAGCTTAGCCATTAATAAACGGGGTGATTTTACTAGCTTGGCTTTGGCTCAATTACATCAATACTCTCCTCAAGCGATGCGTATTGGATTATCAGCAACAGTGGCAGAGCCACAAAAATTAGCCAGTTGGCTTGTTCCTGTAGGAAGTAAAGTAGATATCTTAAACATCAAATCTCATCACAAACCCTTAGTGCATTTACTAAGTACTAGTACAATTCCTTATAGTGGCTTTAAAGCTAAATATGCTATTTCTAGCATTTATGAATTATTACTCAAACATAAATTAACTATTGTTTTTGTTAACACTCGCGCCCAAGCTGAGTATTTATTTCATCAGCTTTGGATGCATAATAAAGCAAATTTAGCCATTGCAATTTATCACGGCTCACTTAGTAAAGAACAACGCTTAAAAACAGAGTCGCTCATTGTTGAAGGTAAAATTAAAGCAATAATAGCAACTTCAGCTTTAGAACTTGGAATTGATTGGGGAGATATAGATGCAATCATTCAAGTAGGTGCGCCTCAAAGTATTAGTCGTTTAATACAGCGAATTGGTCGTTCTAATCATCAATTTAATAAAGCTAGTCTAGCTTACATTGTACCTACTAATTTGTTCGATGCCTTAGAATCTATGGCGGCTATTAATGCTGTTGCTAAAGGTAAATTAGATGACGAGGAAATGCATCCAGGCGCTTTGGATGTAGTCGTACAATTCATTATTAATAGTGCTTGTAGTCATCCTATTCAAAAAACAAGTTTATTTAAAACAATTTGCAGTGCCTATCCTTACCGTAATTTAAAAAAAGCTATTTTTTTAAAGTTGTTTCAATTTGCTGTTAATGGCGGTTATACCTTACAACATTACCCGCAATATCATAGATTAATTAAAGAAAACTATAAGTATATTCCTAGTTCCTCTAAGGTGGTAAGGCGTCATCGTCAAAATATTGGAACAATTATTGAAGCAGCCCGTTTACGTGTAAAAGTTATTAATAAAAGGAAGGATAGATATGTAGGAGATATTGAGGAGTCTTTTATTCAGGAATTAAAGGCAGGCGATTCATTTCTGTTTGCTGGTGAAGTTTTAGAATATGTTCGCATACATGATATGTATGTTGAAACACGTAAAATAAAGGCGCCTGAACCCAAATTACCTTCCTATCGTGGCGGAATCATGCCTTTATCTACTTTTTTAGCCCATGAAGTACTTAAGTTAATTAATCAACCAAAGGCTTGGGCAAAATTTCCTTCTAAGATTAGTGAGTGGCTAAAACTACAACAGAAATTTTCATTAATTCCAAATGACAAAGCTGTTTTAGTTGAGCAATTTAGGTATAAGCAAAGAAATTATTTGGTTATCTATAGTTTTGTAGGCCGACGAGCTAATCATAGTTTGGGGATGTTATTAACTCAGCGTCTAGAAGCTTTAAAGTTAAAACCTATTAACTTTACAGTTATCGATTATGGTTTAGCTATCAGTACAATTAATATGATTGAATCACAAACTATTTCTGAGCTATTTACTAGCAAGATTTTATATGAAGAGTTAGAAGTATGGCTATCTAAATCATTATTATTAAAACGTACCTTTAGACAAATTGCTATTATCAGTGGCTTAACGGAACGTCAAATAGCCTCTACGCATAAATCTATGAAACAAGTCACGTTTAGTACAGATTTAATTTATGATGTATTACAGCGTTACGAACCTGAACATATTTTACTCAAAATTACACGTAAAGAGGTTGATAAATTACTTCTAGACATCGAAAGGTTAACTAATCTGTTAAAACGCTTTCATCATAAAATTCATCTAAATGTATTAAGTCGTCCATCTCCATTCGCTATTCCTATTTTGTCTAACTATGTAACTGAAAAAATAAGCGGTGAAGCAGAAGAAGAGGTATTATCCTATGCTGAAATTGAAGCTATTGCCGATAAATTAATTAATGAGGTTAAAGAAATTGTTAATTAA
- a CDS encoding ligase-associated DNA damage response exonuclease, with protein sequence MHPKKWLAIKKEGLYCIPGQFYIDPVCPVDKAIITHAHADHARSGHQAIIAHTATIDIMKVRYTDNCANQLHALSYHEHLLLNDVELYLLPAGHILGSSQVVIEYKGSRLIISGDYKRTFDPTCEGFIAEPCDVFITEATFSLPIFKHPPIEVEVNKLLHSVAIFPERCHLVGVYALGKCQRLIKTLRILGYFETIYIHGALKKLCDYYESQGIKLGHLEPASTLDKHNSQGKIVLCPPSALHDKWSRRFAQVIICMASGWMQIRARAKQKGIELPLIISDHADWYELIQTIHEINPKEVWVTHGREEALVHYATQQGYWAQALHLLGYDDPED encoded by the coding sequence GTGCATCCCAAAAAATGGCTAGCAATTAAAAAAGAAGGCTTATACTGTATTCCTGGTCAATTTTACATTGACCCAGTTTGCCCTGTCGATAAAGCCATCATAACTCATGCTCATGCTGATCATGCTCGCTCAGGACATCAAGCAATTATTGCGCATACCGCAACGATTGATATTATGAAAGTCCGTTACACTGACAACTGCGCTAATCAATTACATGCTTTATCTTATCATGAACACTTACTATTAAATGATGTAGAGCTTTATTTATTACCAGCAGGACATATTCTAGGTAGTTCACAAGTAGTAATTGAATATAAAGGTTCGCGTTTAATCATTTCAGGTGATTACAAACGAACATTTGATCCCACCTGCGAGGGTTTTATTGCTGAACCTTGTGACGTTTTTATTACTGAAGCGACTTTTAGCTTACCAATATTTAAACATCCACCTATTGAAGTTGAAGTAAATAAATTACTTCATTCTGTAGCTATTTTTCCAGAGCGCTGTCATCTTGTAGGTGTTTATGCTTTAGGTAAATGTCAACGTTTAATTAAAACGTTGCGTATACTTGGTTATTTTGAAACTATTTATATTCATGGTGCACTTAAGAAATTATGTGACTATTATGAATCGCAAGGTATTAAATTAGGTCATTTAGAGCCGGCTAGCACATTAGATAAACATAACTCACAAGGAAAAATTGTTTTATGTCCGCCTAGTGCGTTACACGATAAATGGAGTCGACGCTTTGCCCAAGTCATAATTTGTATGGCTTCAGGATGGATGCAAATTAGAGCACGGGCAAAACAAAAAGGGATTGAATTACCCTTAATCATTTCTGATCACGCTGATTGGTATGAGTTAATTCAAACTATTCATGAAATTAATCCTAAAGAAGTTTGGGTAACGCATGGACGAGAAGAAGCTCTAGTGCATTATGCTACCCAGCAAGGTTATTGGGCTCAAGCTTTGCATTTATTAGGGTATGATGACCCTGAGGATTAA
- a CDS encoding cisplatin damage response ATP-dependent DNA ligase: MKKFAHLLSTLYFTYSHLDKMILIQQFFKETPDPERGFALAIMADTLVFPTFKRSLIKELMQEKVDPVLFELSYDYVGDMSETVALLWPKPTEDDNKEYDLPPLSVLISNFNSLPKDQIKSYLSELLNQCNATERWALLKLGTSSLRIGISTRFLKKTLAEYGQVNIQQIEKIWHGLEPPYIDLFAWLEKKTSEPIVSENIFFHPIMLSHPLEEKDIELINPQEFSFERKYDGIRVQVVSTTKGKALFTRTGENISATFPDLLELIQGEVVLDGELIVHTSTGIGSFNQLQQRLNRKTPSKKLLMELPAGLIVYDILVWNQVDLTTLMFKERRKKLNEWVEAFPSNRILLSELLTVQNNQTLHQLKEQILAENHIAVEGVMIKRNLSPYIAGRPKGHWYKWKRNPFIVDAVVMYAQRGHGIRSSFYSDFTFGLWQNEILLPIGKAYSGFTDKELVQLDRWVRHNTIQRFGPVREVEKKLVFEIAFDAVNLSTRHKSGLALRFPRINRIRWDKPAAEADQLDTLMQLL; the protein is encoded by the coding sequence ATGAAAAAATTTGCTCATTTGCTAAGTACGCTCTATTTTACTTATAGTCATTTAGATAAGATGATTTTAATTCAACAGTTCTTTAAAGAAACACCTGATCCTGAGCGTGGTTTTGCTTTAGCAATTATGGCTGACACACTGGTTTTTCCAACTTTTAAGCGCTCTTTAATCAAAGAGTTAATGCAAGAAAAAGTTGATCCTGTATTATTTGAACTATCTTACGATTATGTTGGTGATATGTCTGAGACTGTTGCCCTGCTCTGGCCTAAACCTACAGAAGATGATAACAAAGAGTATGATTTACCGCCTCTATCAGTTCTTATTTCTAATTTTAACTCATTACCGAAAGACCAAATTAAATCTTATTTAAGTGAGTTATTAAATCAATGCAATGCCACAGAGCGTTGGGCGCTTTTAAAATTAGGAACAAGTAGCTTACGCATTGGTATTTCAACACGTTTCTTAAAAAAAACTTTAGCCGAATATGGCCAAGTAAATATACAGCAAATAGAGAAAATTTGGCATGGATTAGAACCCCCTTATATTGATTTATTTGCATGGTTGGAAAAGAAAACCTCTGAACCTATAGTTAGCGAGAATATCTTTTTTCACCCAATTATGTTGTCTCATCCTTTAGAAGAAAAAGATATTGAATTAATTAATCCGCAAGAATTTTCGTTTGAAAGAAAATATGATGGTATTCGTGTACAAGTAGTCTCAACAACAAAAGGTAAAGCATTGTTTACTCGTACCGGAGAAAATATTAGTGCTACTTTTCCAGACCTCCTTGAATTAATTCAAGGAGAAGTTGTTTTAGATGGTGAGTTGATAGTTCACACCTCTACAGGTATCGGTAGTTTTAATCAATTACAACAGCGCTTAAACAGAAAAACACCTTCAAAAAAGTTACTTATGGAGCTTCCTGCAGGCCTTATTGTGTACGATATTTTAGTCTGGAATCAAGTTGACCTCACGACATTAATGTTTAAAGAGCGGCGAAAAAAATTAAACGAGTGGGTAGAGGCCTTTCCATCCAATAGAATTTTATTATCAGAACTCTTGACCGTGCAAAATAATCAAACTCTACATCAATTAAAAGAGCAGATTCTAGCTGAAAATCATATAGCTGTTGAGGGAGTTATGATTAAGCGTAATTTGAGTCCTTACATTGCAGGGCGCCCTAAAGGTCATTGGTATAAATGGAAGCGCAACCCTTTTATTGTAGATGCAGTAGTTATGTATGCACAGCGAGGTCATGGTATACGCTCTTCATTTTATTCCGATTTTACCTTCGGATTATGGCAAAATGAAATACTTTTACCTATTGGTAAAGCTTATTCTGGTTTCACAGATAAAGAATTAGTACAATTAGATCGCTGGGTTCGACACAATACTATCCAACGCTTTGGACCTGTACGTGAGGTAGAAAAAAAGCTTGTTTTTGAGATTGCTTTTGATGCTGTTAATTTATCAACACGTCATAAATCAGGTTTAGCTTTACGGTTTCCGCGTATTAATCGTATACGTTGGGATAAACCGGCTGCTGAAGCTGATCAATTAGATACCCTAATGCAACTCCTTTAG